From one Lolium rigidum isolate FL_2022 chromosome 4, APGP_CSIRO_Lrig_0.1, whole genome shotgun sequence genomic stretch:
- the LOC124705434 gene encoding heat shock protein 21, chloroplastic-like yields the protein MQQAVVSNLQPITASPGAPGGRFTWTNASGRPRRGSVKVRSIRNGSTDNLDHLRRAPTVRKQQQQQRGNGNSPRRRVIQTTPFGLWDSFPEARTLNQMMRTMERIVDEDDDDRRPLVVPAAMVSPTVQRADSAATAYRRGRTPWEIKERAGDYLVRFDMPGMTREDVRVSVQDQTMVVIAEKAEKQGEENGENGKEEEEEPWTAASYGRYRTRVELPENVDVEKIAAEVRDGVLYLNIPKVSPSGGKVVSIQVQ from the exons ATGCAGCAAGCTGTGGTCTCCAATCTGCAACCTATCACCGCATCCCCGGGTGCTCCAGGAGGCAGGTTCACATGGACCAATGCTTCTGGCCGGCCTAGGCGAGGCTCGGTGAAGGTCCGGTCCATCAGGAACGGGTCCACTGATAATCTTGACCATCTTCGGAGAGCCCCGACTGTcagaaagcagcagcagcagcagcgaggaAATGGAAATTCTCCGAGGAGGAGGGTCATCCAGACCACGCCATTTG GACTATGGGACAGCTTTCCTGAAGCAAGAACGCTGAATCAAATGATGCGGACCATGGAGCGCATcgtagacgaggacgacgacgaccgcCGCCCGCTGGTGGTGCCGGCCGCCATGGTGTCGCCGACGGTACAGCGCGCGGACAGCGCGGCCACCGCCTACCGACGGGGACGGACGCCGTGGGAGATCAAGGAGCGCGCGGGGGACTACCTGGTGCGGTTCGACATGCCGGGCATGACGAGGGAGGACGTGAGGGTGAGCGTGCAGGACCAGACGATGGTGGTGATCGCCGAGAAGGCGGAAAAGCAAGGAGAAGAGAATGGAGAGAATgggaaagaggaagaggaggagccgTGGACGGCGGCGAGCTACGGGCGGTACAGGACGCGGGTGGAGCTGCCAGAGAACGTGGATGTGGAGAAGATCGCTGCGGAGGTCAGGGACGGCGTGCTCTACCTCAACATCCCAAAGGTGTCGCCGTCCGGGGGCAAGGTCGTCAGCATCCAGGTGCAGTGA